One genomic segment of Suncus etruscus isolate mSunEtr1 chromosome 15, mSunEtr1.pri.cur, whole genome shotgun sequence includes these proteins:
- the HSD3B7 gene encoding 3 beta-hydroxysteroid dehydrogenase type 7, producing MALSAQPRKLVYLVTGGCGFLGEHVVRMLLQREPQLQELRVFDLHLGPWLEELKTGPVQVTPIQGDVTQAHEVAAAMAGAHVVIHIAGLVDVFGRASSKTIYEINVQGTQNVIEACVQTGTQILVYTSSMEVVGPNAKGHPFYRGNEDTPYEVVHSHPYPCSKTLAEKLVLEANGRKVRGGLPLVTCALRPTGIYGEGSQIIRDFYHQGLHMGGRLFRMIPASVEHGRVYVGNVAWMHVLAARELERRAAVMGGQVYFCYDESPYRSYVDFNMEFLGPCGLQLVGTRPLLPYWLLVLLATLNALLQWLLRPLILYTPMLNPYTLAMANTTFTVSTDKAQRHFGYTPLFSWEDSRARTIHWLQTNEGSVSKAQSRP from the exons ATGGCACTTTCTGCACAGCCCCGGAAGCTGGTATACCTGGTCACAGGTGGCTGTGGCTTCCTAGGCGAGCATGTGGTGCGCATGTTGCTACAGCGGGAGCCCCAGCTGCAGGAGCTGAGGGTCTTTGACCTACACCTGGGTCCGTGGCTGGAGGAGCTGAAGACAG GGCCTGTACAGGTGACACCAATCCAGGGTGATGTGACCCAGGCCCACGAGGTGGCAGCAGCAATGGCTGGAGCCCATGTGGTCATCCACATAGCCGGGCTAGTGGACGTGTTTGGGAGGGCCAGTTCCAAGACCATCTATGAGATCAATGTGCAGG GCACGCAGAATGTGATTGAGGCTTGTGTGCAGACCGGAACACAGATCCTGGTCTACACAAGCAGCATGGAAGTTGTGGGGCCCAATGCCAAAGGCCATCCTTTCTACAG GGGCAATGAGGACACCCCATATGAAGTAGTCCACAGTCATCCCTATCCTTGCAGCAAGACTCTAGCTGAGAAGCTGGTTCTGGAAGCCAATGGCAGAAAG GTTCGAGGAGGGCTGCCCCTGGTTACATGTGCCCTGCGTCCCACTGGCATCTATGGTGAAGGCAGTCAGATCATAAGGGATTTCTACCACCAGGGCCTGCACATGGGGGGACGGCTCTTCCGTATGATCCCAGCATCTGTGGAACATGGTCGGGTCTATGTAG GCAATGTGGCCTGGATGCATGTGCTGGCAGCCCGGGAGCTGGAGCGTCGAGCTGCGGTGATGGGGGGTCAGGTGTACTTCTGCTATGACGAGTCACCCTACAGGAGCTATGTGGACTTCAACATGGAGTTCCTGGGGCCCTGTGGATTGCAGTTGGTGGGCACCCGGCCACTGTTGCCATACTGGCTGCTGGTGCTTCTGGCTACCCTCAACGCCCTGCTGCAGTGGTTGCTGCGGCCGCTGATACTCTACACGCCCATGCTCAACCCCTACACACTGGCCATGGCCAACACCACCTTCACAGTCAGCACCGACAAGGCTCAGCGCCACTTCGGCTACACACCCCTGTTCTCCTGGGAGGACAGTCGGGCTCGAACCATCCACTGGTTGCAGACCAATGAAGGGTCAGTCAGCAAGGCCCAGTCCAGGCCTTGA